One segment of Haloplanus natans DSM 17983 DNA contains the following:
- a CDS encoding DUF1508 domain-containing protein: MTDATFRVVELADGAFQWRLRTDDGTVLATSDRTHGTKVAAMREVQRLKRVAAGAGVESVD; encoded by the coding sequence ATGACAGACGCGACGTTTCGAGTCGTCGAACTCGCGGATGGCGCCTTCCAGTGGCGCCTCCGGACCGACGACGGCACCGTCCTCGCGACGAGCGACCGCACCCACGGGACGAAGGTGGCGGCGATGCGCGAGGTGCAACGGCTCAAGCGGGTCGCCGCCGGCGCCGGCGTCGAGTCGGTCGACTGA
- a CDS encoding SDR family oxidoreductase, translating to MSLDDSATLVTGASSGIGEATAHEFASRGARVALAARSEDRLAAIAADLEAQYGTETLVVPTDVRDEAAVEDLVATTVDAFGGLDVLVNNAGLGRGGDVADLSTEDYRAMMDTNVDGVFFATRAALPHLEASDGNLIFVGSFAGQYPRPGNPVYAATKWWVRGFAHSVEGQSGPEGVGVTVVNPTEVRTEFGGSDGDSFAERFEPGEVSEPEEIADAIGFAAAQDHSTVHEIDVYRRDKFEGW from the coding sequence ATGAGTCTCGACGACAGCGCGACCCTCGTCACGGGCGCGAGTTCCGGCATCGGTGAAGCGACGGCACACGAGTTCGCGAGTCGGGGAGCACGCGTCGCCCTCGCGGCGCGGAGCGAGGACCGACTGGCCGCCATCGCGGCCGACCTCGAAGCGCAGTACGGTACGGAGACGCTGGTGGTACCGACGGACGTGCGCGACGAGGCGGCGGTCGAGGACCTCGTGGCCACCACGGTCGACGCGTTCGGCGGCCTCGATGTCCTCGTCAACAACGCCGGCCTGGGTCGCGGCGGTGACGTGGCCGACCTCTCGACCGAGGACTACCGGGCGATGATGGACACGAACGTCGACGGCGTCTTCTTCGCGACGCGGGCGGCACTACCCCACCTGGAAGCCTCGGACGGGAACCTGATCTTCGTCGGAAGTTTCGCGGGCCAGTACCCCCGGCCGGGCAATCCGGTTTACGCGGCGACCAAGTGGTGGGTCCGTGGCTTCGCCCACAGCGTCGAGGGCCAGTCCGGCCCCGAAGGGGTCGGCGTCACCGTCGTCAACCCGACGGAAGTGCGGACGGAGTTCGGGGGGTCGGACGGCGACTCCTTCGCCGAGCGATTCGAACCGGGGGAGGTGAGCGAACCGGAAGAGATTGCGGACGCCATCGGCTTCGCGGCCGCGCAGGATCACTCGACCGTCCACGAGATCGATGTCTACCGCCGCGACAAGTTCGAGGGATGGTAA